A region from the Hyalangium gracile genome encodes:
- a CDS encoding aminotransferase class I/II-fold pyridoxal phosphate-dependent enzyme, whose translation MNPTTTQPREDDELIGSILTAAEKASQSLKGRSLEELLSTPESRDTLRHCATEMGDAALQVSEMMRNWASHIPWESLIALRPEPQAPSDDAPVRALWSFLSEQFPHVRSSLEEMWQPAHLRRKVDPDEEYALDKNTYDFYRPAGRDLLKRTEEYYGWVEARRRTETWHYSRTLEVTPGSNAIITNDTGRRTQGINFSSQDYLSFNIHPAVREAAIRALHDIGPHSAGSPMVVGNTKISEELERALGELVGLEHVTLFPTGWGAGFGSVVGLVRQEDHVVIDRLAHACLQQGARAATKNVIRYEHLNLEAVRQHLKDIRSHDTRNGILVVTDGLFSVDADWPDLELLQNICHEYEATLLVDVAHDLGAMGPRGSGVIGLQNLLGKIDLVMGAFSKSFASNGGFLASRSPAVKQYVKMFGGSHMFSNALSPVQTAVILKCVQIIRSPEGDTLRASLMEAVHALRDELTKRGLTCMGSPSPIVPLLIGNEKLARTVNRLLFDRGVLAFMVEFPVTPIGASRFRLQVQAAHKPEEAREAARIIDKAIADARAHLSSAFGTGLV comes from the coding sequence ATGAACCCGACGACGACACAGCCGCGCGAGGACGACGAGCTCATCGGCAGCATCCTCACCGCCGCGGAGAAGGCCTCCCAGAGCTTGAAGGGGCGCAGCCTCGAGGAGCTGCTCTCCACGCCCGAGAGCCGCGACACCCTGCGGCACTGCGCCACGGAGATGGGAGACGCCGCGCTGCAGGTCTCCGAGATGATGCGGAACTGGGCCAGCCACATCCCCTGGGAGTCCCTCATCGCGCTGCGCCCCGAGCCCCAGGCCCCGAGCGACGACGCCCCCGTGCGCGCCCTGTGGAGCTTCCTCAGCGAGCAGTTCCCGCACGTGCGCTCCTCGCTGGAGGAGATGTGGCAGCCGGCGCACCTGCGCCGCAAGGTGGACCCGGACGAGGAGTACGCGCTCGACAAGAACACCTATGACTTCTACCGGCCCGCGGGCAGGGACCTGCTCAAGCGCACGGAGGAGTACTACGGCTGGGTGGAGGCGCGCCGTCGGACGGAGACCTGGCACTACTCGCGGACGCTGGAGGTGACGCCCGGCAGCAACGCCATCATCACCAACGACACGGGGCGCCGGACGCAGGGCATCAACTTCTCCTCCCAGGACTACCTGTCCTTCAACATCCACCCGGCCGTGCGCGAGGCGGCGATCCGCGCCCTGCACGACATCGGTCCGCACAGCGCGGGCTCGCCGATGGTGGTGGGCAACACGAAGATCTCCGAGGAGCTGGAGCGGGCGCTCGGCGAGCTGGTGGGGCTGGAGCACGTCACCCTCTTCCCCACGGGCTGGGGCGCCGGCTTCGGCTCGGTGGTGGGACTGGTACGACAGGAGGACCACGTCGTCATCGACCGGCTGGCCCACGCCTGTCTCCAGCAGGGCGCGCGCGCGGCGACGAAGAACGTCATCCGCTACGAGCACCTGAACCTGGAGGCGGTGCGCCAGCACCTCAAGGACATCCGTAGCCACGACACTCGCAACGGCATCCTGGTGGTGACCGACGGCCTGTTCTCGGTGGACGCGGACTGGCCGGACCTGGAGCTGCTGCAGAACATCTGCCACGAGTACGAGGCCACGCTGCTGGTGGACGTGGCGCACGACCTCGGCGCCATGGGCCCCCGGGGCTCGGGGGTGATCGGGCTCCAGAACCTGCTCGGGAAGATCGATCTGGTGATGGGGGCCTTCTCGAAGAGCTTCGCCTCGAACGGTGGGTTCCTGGCCTCACGCTCGCCGGCGGTGAAGCAGTACGTGAAGATGTTCGGCGGCTCGCACATGTTCTCCAACGCCCTGTCTCCGGTACAGACGGCGGTGATCCTCAAGTGCGTCCAGATCATCCGCTCGCCGGAGGGGGACACGCTGCGCGCGAGCCTCATGGAGGCCGTCCACGCCCTGCGGGATGAGCTCACGAAGCGGGGGCTGACGTGCATGGGCTCGCCGTCGCCCATCGTCCCGCTGCTGATCGGCAACGAGAAGCTGGCGCGCACCGTGAACCGGCTGCTCTTCGACCGGGGCGTGCTGGCCTTCATGGTGGAGTTCCCGGTGACGCCCATCGGCGCGTCGCGCTTCCGGCTGCAGGTGCAGGCGGCCCACAAGCCGGAGGAGGCCCGCGAGGCCGCGCGCATCATCGACAAGGCCATCGCCGACGCGCGCGCCCACCTGTCGAGCGCCTTCGGCACCGGTCTGGTCTGA
- a CDS encoding cytochrome c peroxidase has product MKRFHRTLLTALCLLAAAGCGEPAADEAPLVEDGLSTDVEQDSSVSEGSYLFQKEVFAGNGRTCVTCHTLRTGTLSPADIASRRSSDPIFKMLDSDDGRSTNYTKLKAHATVNVTIPLPPNVRLANSTARSITLRRGIPSTLDTPALDPVLMWDGREPTLQHQALSAALGHAEARRAPTADQQDKIALFEKTLFSSAALQSYSRGGPPPPLPAGTTASEQRGRAFFAPTGLCGSCHGGPLLNTMTEFNPQGLPAGSRFSSAAVSEGNLGGNPVFQFLVKLPDGTEVPVASPDPGLMLVTGDPAHANVFKMVSLRNLKNTAPYFHDNSAKTLDAVMVQYKLLFDFMGIPLSTQDIADITAYMKLL; this is encoded by the coding sequence ATGAAACGCTTTCACCGAACGCTGCTGACCGCGCTGTGTCTGCTGGCCGCTGCTGGCTGCGGCGAGCCTGCTGCCGACGAGGCCCCCCTCGTGGAGGACGGGCTGTCGACGGATGTGGAGCAGGACTCGTCCGTCAGCGAGGGCTCGTACCTCTTCCAGAAGGAAGTCTTCGCGGGCAACGGGCGCACCTGCGTGACGTGCCACACGCTGCGTACGGGCACCCTGTCGCCGGCGGACATCGCGTCGCGCCGCTCGAGCGACCCCATCTTCAAGATGCTCGACAGCGATGACGGCCGCAGCACCAACTATACGAAGCTGAAGGCCCACGCGACCGTCAACGTCACCATCCCCCTGCCTCCGAACGTGCGCCTGGCCAACAGCACGGCGCGCAGCATCACCCTGCGGCGCGGCATCCCGAGCACGCTCGACACCCCCGCGCTGGATCCCGTGCTGATGTGGGACGGCCGCGAGCCGACGCTGCAGCACCAGGCGCTGAGCGCCGCCCTGGGGCATGCGGAGGCGCGCCGGGCGCCCACCGCGGACCAGCAGGACAAGATCGCCCTGTTCGAGAAGACGCTCTTCTCCTCCGCGGCGCTCCAGAGCTACTCGCGCGGTGGGCCGCCGCCGCCGCTGCCCGCGGGCACCACCGCCTCCGAGCAGCGCGGCCGGGCGTTCTTCGCGCCGACGGGCCTGTGCGGCAGCTGCCACGGCGGCCCGCTGCTCAACACGATGACGGAGTTCAACCCGCAGGGCCTGCCCGCCGGGTCGCGCTTCTCCTCCGCGGCCGTCTCCGAGGGCAACCTGGGCGGCAACCCCGTCTTCCAGTTCCTCGTGAAGCTGCCGGACGGGACGGAGGTGCCGGTGGCGTCGCCGGACCCCGGCCTCATGCTCGTCACGGGTGACCCCGCGCACGCCAACGTCTTCAAGATGGTCTCGCTGCGCAACCTGAAGAACACGGCGCCGTACTTCCACGACAACTCGGCGAAGACGCTGGACGCGGTGATGGTGCAGTACAAGCTCCTGTTCGACTTCATGGGCATCCCGCTGTCGACTCAGGACATCGCGGACATCACCGCCTACATGAAGCTGCTCTAG
- a CDS encoding serine/threonine-protein kinase, with amino-acid sequence MGLQPGKRFGRYELVSRLGYGGMAETWLARLLGEAGFSKPTVLKKVLPEYSDDYAFTSMLISEARIAATVSHDNIAQVFDFGQVDGEYFLAMEYVDGQPLHHLVHQALHSGWTALPVPVAAFIGMKVCRGLHYAHTRKDESGKPLGIVHRDISPENVLISYEGQVKIVDFGLAKARELSVQATEPGVVKGKYLFFSPEQARGQEVDARTDVWATGITLYEMCCGKLPVEGPEFVVLPKMSRGEFPRPRALNPRVPRQLEDILMTALAVRREERFESSRAFGDALAGFLYSAAPRFSSVTLSYFIQDLFRDAMTRQGRDIQVPRSFQDELAAWREVPRAPPSAEDAESLVAPEPEPSEPEPPPEPEPPSEPEASEPERSEPERSEPEALSEPTGPTGPMASSRSPEFAEPTVEMRPRGLAAESPRAKGPPAPSVAPQPSRTLWMWGIGGGTAVGWVALGLLFLLTRAPSPTEPVSTTPQETPPSAQKDPMLRGTKPAGQSEEYERFMQQAKQAIGSRRYQAAVDNYRAALKVNPGSLDAKEGLGFSLVLGNTGEESNEQAVVLLQEVVTGDILNARAWFSLGMALQELQREDEAVEAYRKYLLLEPTGRFATDARRALKQLGAD; translated from the coding sequence ATGGGCCTTCAACCTGGAAAGCGGTTTGGCCGCTACGAGCTGGTCTCCCGGCTCGGCTATGGCGGCATGGCGGAGACCTGGCTCGCCCGATTGCTGGGCGAGGCGGGTTTCTCCAAGCCGACGGTGCTCAAGAAGGTCCTGCCCGAGTACTCGGACGACTACGCCTTCACGAGCATGTTGATCAGCGAGGCGCGCATCGCCGCCACGGTGTCGCACGACAACATCGCCCAGGTGTTCGACTTCGGGCAGGTGGACGGCGAGTACTTCCTGGCCATGGAGTACGTGGATGGCCAGCCGCTGCACCACCTGGTCCACCAGGCGCTGCACTCGGGGTGGACGGCGCTGCCGGTGCCGGTGGCCGCGTTCATCGGGATGAAGGTCTGCCGGGGGCTGCACTACGCCCACACCCGGAAGGACGAGAGTGGCAAGCCGCTGGGCATCGTGCACCGGGACATCTCCCCGGAGAACGTGCTCATCAGCTACGAGGGACAGGTCAAGATCGTCGACTTCGGGCTGGCCAAGGCGCGGGAGCTGAGCGTGCAGGCCACGGAGCCGGGGGTGGTGAAGGGCAAGTACCTGTTCTTCTCCCCGGAGCAGGCGCGAGGCCAGGAGGTGGACGCGCGCACGGACGTGTGGGCCACGGGCATCACGCTCTACGAGATGTGCTGCGGCAAGCTCCCCGTCGAAGGGCCCGAGTTCGTCGTGTTGCCCAAGATGAGCCGCGGGGAGTTTCCTCGGCCGCGGGCGCTCAACCCGAGGGTGCCCAGGCAGCTGGAGGACATCCTCATGACGGCGCTCGCGGTGCGCCGGGAGGAGCGGTTCGAGTCGAGCCGGGCCTTCGGGGATGCGCTGGCGGGCTTCCTGTACTCGGCCGCGCCCCGGTTCTCCTCGGTGACGCTGTCGTACTTCATCCAGGATCTGTTCCGCGACGCGATGACGCGCCAGGGCCGGGACATCCAGGTGCCGCGCTCCTTCCAGGACGAGCTCGCCGCGTGGCGGGAGGTGCCACGGGCTCCCCCCTCCGCGGAGGACGCGGAGTCGTTGGTGGCTCCGGAGCCGGAGCCCTCGGAGCCGGAGCCGCCCCCGGAGCCGGAGCCACCCTCGGAGCCGGAGGCCTCGGAGCCGGAGCGCTCGGAGCCGGAGCGCTCGGAGCCGGAGGCGCTGTCGGAGCCCACGGGGCCCACGGGGCCCATGGCCTCCTCGAGGTCTCCGGAGTTCGCCGAGCCCACGGTCGAGATGCGTCCTCGTGGGTTGGCTGCCGAGTCTCCTCGCGCCAAGGGGCCGCCGGCGCCGAGCGTTGCCCCCCAACCGTCCCGCACGCTGTGGATGTGGGGCATCGGGGGAGGTACGGCGGTGGGATGGGTCGCCCTGGGGCTCCTCTTTCTCCTCACGAGGGCGCCGTCGCCGACCGAGCCGGTCTCGACCACGCCGCAGGAGACACCCCCGAGCGCGCAGAAGGATCCCATGCTTCGGGGCACGAAGCCCGCGGGGCAGTCGGAGGAGTACGAGCGCTTCATGCAGCAGGCGAAGCAGGCCATCGGCAGCAGGCGCTATCAGGCGGCCGTGGACAACTACCGCGCGGCGTTGAAGGTCAACCCGGGCTCGCTCGATGCCAAGGAGGGGCTGGGCTTCTCGCTGGTGCTGGGAAACACGGGGGAGGAGAGCAACGAGCAGGCGGTGGTGCTGCTGCAGGAGGTCGTGACGGGAGACATCCTGAATGCCCGAGCGTGGTTCTCGCTGGGCATGGCGCTCCAGGAGCTGCAGCGCGAGGACGAGGCGGTCGAGGCCTACCGGAAGTACCTCCTCCTGGAGCCCACGGGGAGGTTCGCTACCGATGCCCGCCGCGCGCTGAAGCAGCTGGGCGCCGACTGA
- a CDS encoding WD40 repeat domain-containing protein: MNSQVLSPRNAERLVQLRSLGPGGPPWPRGQKLRFSMDSQWLVSIRISGPERLRWWRLSAEGPFPVASVPFDRGGDAVMLAGAERVLSTSSPGLLQEWAAGDGSLLRESSLKGLAGLSLSADSKKLLLTSGEGKVWLWDVARWQAVRELEASPLQIYEGALSPDGRWAVAGAGNRYVDEPVTLRVWDVETGALHREVPLPLPCAWSVAFHPTQPLVVVGGPPNELLVVDTTRWEQVRHLESVGTDSVSFSPDGGLLVAGGTGFSVLDFHRGQVIYQHTDEEDEQSSHAVMSPDGRLLAWGQGDGTVGLWGVE; encoded by the coding sequence ATGAATTCCCAAGTGCTCAGTCCCAGGAACGCCGAGCGGCTGGTGCAGCTGCGAAGCCTCGGTCCCGGAGGCCCCCCTTGGCCAAGGGGGCAGAAGCTGAGATTCAGCATGGACAGCCAGTGGCTGGTGTCCATCAGGATATCGGGCCCAGAGCGGTTGCGCTGGTGGAGGCTCTCCGCGGAAGGACCGTTCCCGGTGGCGTCCGTTCCATTTGACCGCGGGGGAGACGCGGTGATGTTGGCAGGGGCAGAGCGGGTGCTCTCGACGTCGTCTCCAGGCCTGCTGCAGGAGTGGGCGGCAGGAGATGGCAGCCTGCTCCGGGAGAGTTCTCTCAAGGGTCTAGCGGGGCTGAGCCTCTCAGCCGACAGCAAGAAGCTGCTGCTCACGAGCGGAGAAGGAAAGGTCTGGCTGTGGGACGTGGCGCGATGGCAGGCGGTGCGCGAGTTGGAGGCAAGCCCCCTGCAAATCTACGAAGGAGCGCTGTCTCCAGATGGGCGATGGGCAGTGGCGGGAGCGGGAAACCGATACGTGGACGAACCCGTCACCTTACGCGTCTGGGACGTGGAAACGGGGGCTCTCCATAGGGAGGTCCCGCTGCCGCTGCCCTGTGCTTGGAGTGTGGCCTTCCACCCAACGCAGCCACTGGTGGTGGTAGGAGGACCGCCGAACGAACTCCTCGTGGTGGATACCACACGCTGGGAGCAGGTGCGGCACCTGGAGTCTGTAGGGACGGACAGCGTGAGCTTCAGCCCAGACGGCGGGCTACTGGTCGCGGGAGGCACGGGATTCTCCGTGCTGGACTTCCACCGGGGTCAGGTCATCTACCAGCACACGGATGAAGAAGACGAGCAGTCGAGCCACGCAGTGATGTCTCCAGACGGGCGGCTGCTTGCATGGGGACAAGGGGACGGCACCGTGGGGCTGTGGGGAGTAGAGTGA